One Antiquaquibacter oligotrophicus genomic region harbors:
- a CDS encoding ACP S-malonyltransferase, translated as MIVIVAPGQGSQTPGFLEPWLAEPRFADQLGAISDAVGIDLVAHGTTSDADTIRDTRIAQPLIVAAGLLTLSALLADGRRDKIDGIAGHSVGEITAAAGAGILSDTDAVTFVRERANAMADAAALEQAGMSAVLGGDEAELLARLAELELSPANYNGGGQIVVAGALPALAELAANPVPGTRVIPLQVAGAFHTRYMAPAVEPLAEVAAGIVALDPTIPIWTNKDGSRVSNGQEFVDLLVGQVSSPVRWDKTMASLGEAGVTGIIELAPAGALVGLVKRGLKGVPTVAVKTPDDLAAAFEMIDA; from the coding sequence GTGATCGTTATCGTTGCGCCCGGTCAGGGCTCTCAAACCCCAGGTTTCCTCGAGCCGTGGCTCGCCGAACCCCGATTCGCCGACCAACTCGGAGCGATCTCCGACGCCGTCGGCATCGACCTCGTCGCGCACGGCACCACATCGGATGCCGACACGATCCGCGACACCCGTATCGCGCAGCCCCTCATCGTTGCAGCGGGTCTCCTCACGCTCTCGGCGCTGCTGGCCGACGGCCGACGCGACAAGATCGACGGCATAGCGGGGCACTCTGTAGGAGAGATCACGGCCGCCGCGGGTGCCGGCATCCTGAGCGACACCGACGCGGTCACCTTCGTGCGTGAGCGAGCGAACGCCATGGCGGATGCTGCGGCCCTCGAGCAGGCCGGAATGTCCGCGGTGCTCGGCGGTGACGAGGCGGAGCTCCTCGCACGACTGGCGGAGCTCGAGCTCAGCCCCGCGAACTACAACGGCGGTGGCCAAATCGTGGTGGCCGGTGCCCTCCCCGCTCTCGCGGAGCTCGCCGCGAACCCCGTGCCCGGCACGCGGGTCATTCCGCTTCAGGTCGCCGGAGCGTTCCACACCCGGTACATGGCGCCCGCCGTCGAGCCACTGGCAGAGGTGGCCGCCGGAATCGTCGCCCTGGACCCCACTATTCCGATCTGGACCAACAAGGACGGCTCACGCGTCTCGAACGGACAAGAGTTCGTCGATCTCCTCGTCGGACAGGTCTCGTCGCCCGTGCGGTGGGACAAGACCATGGCGTCACTGGGCGAGGCGGGTGTCACGGGCATCATCGAACTCGCACCCGCTGGCGCACTCGTGGGCCTCGTCAAGCGCGGTCTGAAAGGTGTTCCGACGGTCGCGGTCAAGACACCGGATGACCTTGCCGCAGCGTTCGAGATGATCGACGCCTGA